Part of the Planctomycetota bacterium genome is shown below.
CAGGAGACTCCGGCCTCCTCAAGCGCAGAAGAGCCGGCGGCGATCCTCGAGGATCTCTATCAGAAGGCGGCCGAGCGCGCCGCCCCCTGCGTCGTGGCGATCAAGGTGGACCGCGAGCCCGAGGCCGCGCGTCCGACGGCCCCCGCGCCGCCCCGCGCGCCGGCGACGCCCGGCCGGTTCGCCGGAGCGGAGGACGTCTTCGCCCGCCGACCGGCGGGGGCGTGGTGCACGGGGACCATCGTCGATCCCGCGGGGGTGATCGTCACGACCTGCTTCAACGTGGCGGGCCGGGTGCGGTCGATCGTCGTGCGGCTGCCGGACGGGCGGGAGCTGCCCGGAACGCTGCTCGGGTCGGACGCGACGTGCGACTTGGCGGCGATCCGGGTGGAGGCGGAGGGACTGCCGGTCCTCGAGCGCGCTCCGCTGGAGGCGCTCCGGCCGGGGCAGGCGGTCCTGGCCCTGGGGCGCGCGCCGGACGGCCGGGCCCTGACGGTGAACCCCGGGATCGTGAGCGCCTCCTCGCGCCTGGCGGGGCGGGCGCTCCAGACGGACGCGCGGTTGAATTTCGGAAACGTCGGGGGCCCGCTCGTGGACGCGCGGGGGCGGCTCCTGGGAATCACCTGCAAGGTGGACACCAAGCCCGGGATCTCGAGCACGCGGGGGCAGAACTCCGGCGTGGGATTCGCCCTCGCGCACGACCGCCTCTACGGGGAGCTTCTGGGAGCCCTCCGGAGCGGACGCCGCGTGGAGGAAGCGCGGCGCCCGTTCCTCGGAATCGAGCACAACGCCAAGAGTTCCGTGACCGACGGCGTGGAGCTGGCGGCCGTCCAGGCGGGCAGCGCCGCGGAGCGGGCGGGTCTGCGGCCGGGGGACGTGATCGTCGCGTTCGACGGCAAGCGGACGCAGTTTTTCGAGCAGCTCAAGGAGGCGATCCTGGCGCGTTCGCCCGGCGACCGGGTGCAGGTGCGGGTGCGCCGCCGGGGTGAGGAGCTGGAGCTGGAATGCGAGCTGGGCTGGGCGCCGGGGGAGTAGCGCGATGAAGGCGGCGATCCTGGTGTGGGCGCTTTCGGCGGCGGCGCAGGAGTCGCCGGCGGAGCGGCTCCAGAAGCGCGTGGAGGAATGCGCCCGCCACGTGACGGAGCGCTTCGTCTTCTTCGGCGGCGGTTCCGGGGCGCTCATCTCCGCGGACGGCTACTGCCTGACGAACCACCATGTGGCCGGGGAGCTCCCCCGAGCGCGGGTGACGCTGCACAGCGGGCGGCAGTACTTCGCTCGGCGGATCTGCACGGACGAACGGGGAGACCTGGCGCTCTTCAAGATCGAAGGGGAGGAGGGCGAAAGCTTTCCCTACCTCGAGTTCGGCGATTCCGACCGGCTGGAGGTGGGCCAGTACGTGCTGGCCTGCGGAAATCCCTTCGGGATCGCCCTTCCGGCCGAAGACCGGAAGATGTATCCCACGGTGACGCTGGGAATCGTCTCGGCCCTCCACCGGAGGCAGGGGGATTATTTCGACTGCATTCAGACGGACGCGGCGGTGAACCCGGGCAATTCCGGAGGGCCGCTCGTGACGCTCGACGGCCGGCTCGTGGGGATCAACGGGCGGATCGCCACGCGCTACCTGAACCGGGTGAACTCCGGGGTGGGGTACGCGATTTCGTCCGCCCAGATCCGGAACTTCCTTCCGGAGATGATGAAAGGGGGCGAAGACGGCCGCATCCACCACGGGCAGGTGACGGGGCTGGTCCTGGCGCCCGAGGGCGCGGGGGGCGCGCGGGTGGTCCGCGTGGTTCCGGGGACGGCGGCGGAGCGGGCGGGGTTCGAAAAAGGCGATCTCATCGTCGGGGTGAACGGGTACGCGATTCCGAGCGCCGCCCGGTTCCTGGGGGTCATCGGCACCTATCCCATGGGCCGCGAGGTGGCGGTCCGCGTGCGGCGCGGAGCGGAGGAGCGGGAGGTCCGCGTGCGTCTGGACCGGTACCAGCCGGAGGGCCTGGCGCTTCCGTTCCCCCTGGTGCCTCGTCCTCCGGAGCGGCCCCGGGGGAGCGCGTACCTGGGGGTGTACGTGGAGGAGGAAGGGGGCGAGGTCGTCGTGCGGGACGTGCGGCCGGGATCGCCGGCGGACGCGGCGGGCCTGCGGGAGGGGGACGCGATCCTTCGGGTGGAGGGGCGGCGGGTGACGCGGCGCGACGAGCTCAACGCGCAGATCTGGCGGCGCGCGCCCGGGACGGTCGTGCGGCTGGCGGTGCGGAGGGACGGCCGGGAGGAAGAGGTTCCCGTGCGGCTCGGCCGGCATCCGGAGGAGGAGTGACCGAAGCCCGAAAGGAATGCCGCCGGCGCGGCCGGGGCCGAGCCGGCGGCATCGAGAGAGGGAGGAAAAGGAACTTTCCCCGCGCGTCCCGTCAGACCTTGAGGTCCACCGGGGCGGCGTCGAACATCTCGATCTTTCCCACCACGCGGTAGACGGCGTCCACGTCGTCCTGGGTCAGGAATTCGAGGGGGTATTCCTTGTTGAGGGGCTGCAGGACGAGGTGATCGCCCTGCTCCAGCATGACCTGCCGGAGGGCGCCCTGGCGCTTCTGCCGGACGCTGTAGATGATGAAGACGACCGCCCCGTTGCGGATCTTCTCCTCGCGGGCCACGAGGACGATGTCGCCCCGGGAGAAGCCCGGCGGCGAGGCCTGTTCCATGGAATCGTCGCAGACGGTGACGGCGAACTCGGCCGGAACGCGGGACTTGGGCAGGACGAGGGGAGCGTCGACCAGAGGCTTGGGGCGCCCGTCGGGACCGAGTTCGGCCGCGTAGCCGGTGCTGACGGTATTGAGAAGAGGGAGGCGGACGAGGTCGATCGAGCCCGAGCCGCCGGCGGTTTCGTACTGCTCCATGAAGCGCTTGGCCTCCTCGCGGATGAGGGTGGGGGCCTTGTCCGCCCAGGCGATGCGGACGAGGCGGCGCTCGTCCTGCCCGAAGAGCTTGGCGAACTTCTTGATGATCTTGACGGAGGGCGGATTGACCTTGTCGTTTTCGATCCCGGACACGTAGCCCTTGTGGGAGCCGATCTTGCGGGCCACCTGCTCGAGGGTCATGCCGCGCTCCTTCCGGAGCCGCTTCACCAGGTCACCGAAGTTGGACACGGGAGCCTCCTCTCAAAGGTGCTAACCGACCATGGATTCGATGCGTTTCTTGAGCTCGGACATTTTCAGCGGCTTGGGCAGGAACGCGTCCGCGCCGCTGCGGCGGACTTCGGCGGGGTCGATTTCTCCGCCGTAGGCGGACATGGTGACGATGGGGGCCTTCCGGGTCTTCCGGTAGCTCTGGAAGTGCCGGCAGACCTCCAGGCCGGAGACGTCGGGCAGGCGGATGTCCAGAAGGACGAGGTCCGGCTGAAAGACGGGCAGCCGCGACGCGGCCTCGAGGGCGCTGCCGGCCACTTCGACGTCGTATTCGTCGCGGAGGGCGTCCTTGAGAAGCTCGAGGAGATCAGCGTCGTCGTCCACGATAAGGACGCGCCGCCGGAGGGAGCAGGTATAATCCGGCATTTTGTGGGCGCGGAGGAACTTCCGCAGGGCGTCGGCGGGAACGCGGCGATGGCGGGAGCCGGGGATGACGTATCCGGGGAGGCGCCCGCTGTCGATCCACTTGATGACGGTGCGCTTGGTCACCTGGCAGATGCGGGCGACCTCGCCGGTCGTGTAGGCTCGCCGCCGTTTCATAAAGTATCCAAAGTATACAGAGTATACTTCAACTCCGTCAAGGAAAATTCGAAAGCCGGCGCCCCGACCGGCCGCGCGCCGCCGGCTCCGCCGGCAGCTCCACCCGGAAGGTCGCGCCCCGCCCCGGCCGGCTGCGGACCGAGATGCGGCCCCCGTGGTTGTGCACGATCATCGCGCTGATCGAAAGCCCCAGGCCCAGCCCCCGCCCTACCGGCTTGGTCGTGAAGAACGGCTCGAAAAGCTTCTCCCGCACCTCCTCGGAAATGCCCCGGCCCGTGTCGGCCACCTCCACGAAAACGTCCCCGCCCCGGCGGCCGCTCCGGAGCACGATCCGGCCGTCCCCCTCGATCGCCTCGGCGGCGTTCTTGAGCAGATTGAGAAACACCTGATTCATCTGCCCCCGGAAACACCGCACCGGCGGCACGCGCCCTAGACGCTTCTCGATCGTCAGGCGCGGATCCAGCTCCCTCTGAAAAACCGCCACCGTCTCCTCGAGGCAGTCGTTCACGTCCACCGGTTCCGCCGTGCGCGTGTCCCGGGCGAAATTCCGGAATTCCTCCACGATCCGGCGCGCGTGCTCCGCCGCCTTGAGCGCGTCCCGAACCATCCCCCGCATCTTGCGGCCCAGACCCGCGCCTTCGTCCGACAGAAGCCGGAGGTTCCCGTAGATGACGTTGAGCGGATTGTTGATCTCGTGCGCCACGCCCGAGACCAGCATCCCGATCGACGCCAGCTTCTCCGACCGGATGAGCTGCGCCTGCGCCCGCTTCAGATCCTCGTACGCCCGCCGCGTCTCGTCGGCCGCCCGGCGCAGCTCCTCCTCCGTGCGCTTGCGGCCCGTCACGTCCCGGAAGAACCACACCCGCCCGTAATACACCCCCTCCGCGCTCCGGATCGGCGCGCTGTAGCGGTCGAAGACCCGCCCGTCCTTGAGCGCGATCTCGTCCCGATGAGTCCCTTCCGGACGCTCATAGATGGACCGGACGCGCTCCACGAAGGCCTTCGGATCGGCCACCTTCTCGAGCACCGCCTGGATCGCCTCCTCGTCGGAACGCGAACGGACGACCCGCTCCGGAATCTCCCACATCTCCACGAAGCGGCGGTTGAACGAGATCATGCGCCCGTCGGCCGAAACCACGAGGATCCCTTCGATGCTCGCCTCGCTTTGGGCCTCCAGAAGCGTCGTCCGGAACCGAAGCTCCTCCTGCGCCCGCGTGCGCTCCACGAACTGCCCGATCTGCGCCCCCACGGAGGCCACCAGCCGCAGAAGCTCCCCGTCGGGCCGCCGCACCTCCCGGCTGAAGAACTCCACGACCCCCAGGACGCCGGCGCCCGTCCGCACGGGAAAGGCGAACGCCCCGCGCAGCCCATCCGCCCGCGCCGACGGGGCGCGGGGGAAATTGGGATCCTCCGTGACGTCCTCGATCCACCGCGGTTCGCCGCAGGCCCAGACGCGCCCCGGCAGCCCTTCGCCGGAACCGAACGCCCTCCGGCGCGTGTCCCGCTCGAACCGGAGGAACTCCCCCCGCGCCGCGAACTCCCGGCACCGAAGAAGCCCCGCCTCTTCGTCCACCTCCCAGAGCGCCCCCACCTCCCAGTCCAGCCCCTCGCACACCGTCTCCAGGATTTTCGGAGCCGCCTCCCCCAGAGAAGAAGACTCCGCCAGAATCCGCGTCACCGCGTGCTCCACGGCCGTGCGCCGCTCGGCTCTCAGGCGCTCCGTGATGTCCTGCTTGAGCACGGCGGCGCAGAGAACCCGCCCGTGGAGGTCCCGCACCGGAAAGGCCACCAGATCCATCTCCCGCACCGTTCCGTCCCGCCGGCGATGCGGCACCACCCCGCGAAAGTGGCCCCGGCCCAGCGCCTCCGCCAGGCGGCGCCCGAAATCCCCCTCCGCGTACAGGTCCGGCGTCCGGCCCCGAAGCTCCTCGTCCCCGTATCCCAGCATCCGCCGGTGCGCCTCGTTCTGTTCGCGGAACGTCCCGTCCGGCTCCACGATGAGAATGCCCAGCGGCGCGTGGCGGAACACCTCGCGATAGAGCCGGAGATCCTCCTCGAACCGCTTCTGCGCGCTGATGTCCGTGGCGATGAAGATGACCTCGGCCACCTCCCCGTCCCGGATCACGGGCCCCAGCCGAACCGAGTACCACGCCGTCCCGCCGTTCGGCCCCACGGACTCCACCACGTAGCCTTCCGGCCGCCCCGTCCGGAAAACCCGGTCCATCGCGTTCCGCACCAGGGCGCGCGAGGCCGGAGGCACGAACACCTCCACGGGGCGCCCGGGAACGCTCCGAGGATCCAGGCCCGGAACCGTCCGGTTGATGAAAAGAATCCGGCCGGACCGGTCGGCCGTCAGGATGAACCCCGGCGCGTTCTCCACGAGCGAACGCCACATGGCCTCCGCCTGCCGGCGTTCCGCGATCTCCGCCTGAAGCGCCGCGGCCGCCCGCGCTTCCTCCGTCACGTCGCGCACGATCGCCAGGACGTACGTCCGTTCCCCCTGCCGGATCGGCGCGGAACTCACGTCCACGATGCGCTCTTCGCCCGCGGGCGTCCGCAGGCGCGCCTGCATCCGCAGGGACTCGCCGGCCAGCAGGCGCGCGAAATACGCCCGGTAGGCCTCGTGCGTTTCCGGCGGCGCCAGCTCGAGATAACTCCGCCCCACGTAGTCCTCCCGCCGGCGGCCGCTGATCTCGAGCTGCTTGCGGTTCACCCAGACGTACACCCCCCGCTCGTCCAGGAGCGCCATCCCGTCGTTGGCGCCGTCCCGGATCCGTTCCAGGAGCGCCCGAACCTCGCCCAGTTCCCCGCGCAGGCGCTCGACCTCCCCGGCGTCCTCGAGGAACGCCAGGCGCACCGGCCGCCCGCCGCGAAGCCCCCGCGCTTCCCGGACCCTCACCGGCGAGCGCCCCTCCCCTCGGGCCCTCTCGAGCACCTCGTCCAGGCGCCGCCCCCGGAGCGCGTCGAAGGCCTCCGCCAGAATCCGGACGGCCTGCGGATTGGCCTCTTCCACGAGGCCGGAGTCCCCGTCCGCCACGAGAACGCCGAACGGCGCCTCCGCGAAAAGGAGGTCGTCGAAAGACCGCGCCCCGGAATCGCTCATGGGCTTCGAATTTTAATCGCGCGCGCCCCGGAAGGAAAGCGCCGGCGGGCCAGCGGCAGCTCGAAACGCACCTTTGCTCCCCCGCCGCGGCGCCGCGCCAGCGTGATGTCGCACCCGTGGGCCCGCAGAATCTGCCGCGCCAGCATGAGCCCGATCCCCAGGCCGGAATACCGGGGATCCGCGCTCGTCTGGAACAGCCGGATCTCCGAGGGGTCCCGCTCCGGTCCGGTTCCGTTGTCCGTCACCGTGACGCGGCACCGGCCGTCCCGCCCGGCCGAAATCCGGATCTCGATCCGGGCGTCGTCCGGCGTGAACTTCTCGGCGTTCGAAAGAACGTTCGTCAGGACACTGTGGATCTTGCGTTCGTCGGCTTCGACGACGGGCCGCCGCCGCGGCCAGACCACCCGGACCCGCAGCCGCTTCTTGCGCGCCCGGGCCCGCAGCGACGCCACGCACTCGTCCACGAGGGACTTCAGGTCGAACCGCGTCACCCGCAGCTCGTCCGGCCGGTAGCGCGCCCGCGCCATCGCCAGAAGATTCTCGATCAGTCCCAGCAGGCGCTCGAGATTCCGGTGCGCGATCCGCAGTCCCTTCTCCTGCCGGGGTTCCAGGCGCCCCATCCCTCCCGAAAGCAGAAGGTCGATGTATCCCATCCCGGACACGAGCGGGGTTTTGAGCTCGTGAGAACAGTTGGCCAGAAACTGGTCCTTCATCCGGTTGAGATCCCGAAGCTCCTGGTTGGCCCGGAAAAGCTCGTCCACCATCCGGGCCATTTCCTCCTGAAGCCGGCGGTTCGCCCGCACCACGTCCAGGTGCTCCAGCTCGCGCGCGATTTCCACCCGCAGGGCGTCGGGATCGAAGGGCTTGGTGATGTACCGGCTCACGTGCCCCCGGTTGATGGCCTCGATCGCGTTCTGGACGTCCGGGTAGGCGGTCACGAGCATCCGGACGCAGTCCGGGCGGATCCGCCGCGCCTTCTCGAGAAGCTCCACCCCCGTCATCCCGGGCATGCGCTGGTCCGTCAGGATGAGGTGCACGTCGTGCCGCCGCAGGATCTCCAGCGCCGAGGCGCCGTCCCGCGCCTTGAAGAGGGTGTAGCGGTCGCCCAGAAGATTGGCCAGAAGGTTGACGTTCTCCGGCTGGTCGTCCACGATCAGGACGGCGTGCCGCTTCACGGCTCCAGCGCCTGCGCCGTCCGGCGCAGCCCTTCCTCGAGCGGCACGCGCGGGGCGAACCCCAGGTCCCGGCGCGCGGCCGAGACGTCCGCCCAGGAATCCCGGATGTCCCCCGGCCGCGGCGGCCGCGCCTCCACGGCGTCCGGCACCCCCAGGATCGCCGCCAGGACCCGGGCCAGATCCCTCACGGAAACCGGGCGGCCCGCCGCGATGTTGTACACGCGGCCGGAAACCCCCGGAGCGCGGCCCGCCGCCAGGATTCCTTCCACCACGTCCCCCACGAACGTGAAGTCCCGCGTCTGAAGCCCGTCGCCGTAGATCGGAAAGGGCCGCCCCTCGCGCGCGCGGCGCAGGAAAACCGGGATCACCGCCGCGTACGGGGAGTCCGGATCCTGCCGCGGCCCGTACACGTTGAAGAAACGCAGGCACACCGCCTCCACCCGCCCCAGCGCGGCGAACGCCCGCGCGTACATCTCGCCGGCGAGCTTGGCCGCCGCGTACGGCGAAAGCGGCCGCGGAGGCATGTCCTCCCGCTTGGGAAGCGTCGCGGTGTCCCCGTACACCGAGGACGAACCGGCGAAGACGACCCGCCGCACGCCCGCCCGCGCCGACGCCTCGAGGATCGCCATCGTCCCCTGGGCCGTCGCCCGGTGGCTCTCCAGCGGCCGCTCCACCGAGCGCGGCACCGACGGCAGCGCCGCCAGATGGTAGACCACCTCCGCGCCGCGCACCGCGGCGCCGGCGGCGTCGTTCACGTCCGCCGGGAGAAACTCCGCCCCGGCCGGCACCCGCTCGCGCCGGCCCGTCGAAAGATCGTCCACCACGCGGACCCGGCGCCCCGCCGCCAGAAGCGCCTCGACGAGATGCGAGCCGATGAACCCGGCCCCGCCCGTCACGACGTCCAGCGGCGTCCCCATCCGAGCTCCCCCGGGCGCCTAGAGCCCGAAAAGCCTCCGCGCGTTGCGCGCCGACGCGGCCGCCACCTCCTCGGGGGCGCGGCCCTGGACGCGCGCGACCGCCTCGACCACGTGGCGGACATACGCCGGCTCGTTGCGCTTCCCGCGGTGCGCCTGCGGCGCCAGAAGCGGACAGTCCGTCTCCACCAGCAGGTTCTCCAGGGGGATCTCCCGCACCGTCTCCCGAAGCCGCTCCGCGTTCGGATACGTCACGGGCCCCGCGATCGAAAGATAAAATCCCAGAGCCAGGTACGCTTCCACGTCCTCCGCGGTCCCCGAGAAGCAGTGAACCACCCCCCGCAGCGGCGCGTGCGCCCGCAGGATCGCCCGCGCGTCTCCGTGCGCCTCGCGGCAGTGAATCGAAAGGGGCTTGCCCGTCTCCAGCGCCAGCTCCAGGTGCCGCACGAAAAGCTCCTTCTGCGCGCTCACGGAGGCGTACCGCTTCACGTAGTCGAGGCCCGTTTCCCCGACCGCCACGGCGCGGGGGTCGGCCAGAAGCCCCCGCAGTTCCTCCACGGGGCCCGGATGATCCGCCTCGTGCGGATGGATCCCCGCGGCGAAGGCCACCCCCTCGCGGGCGGCGGCGATGTCCCGCGCCCGGCGGGAGGATTCCAGGCTCGTCCCGATCGTGACGATGCGCTCCACCCCGGCGGCGCGGGCGCGCGCGAGAACCGCCTCCAGATCTTCGGCGAAGGCGGGATCGTCGAGGTGCGCGTGCGAATCCACGACCATCGGGGACTCCGTCACGGATTGCGCTCGAGGAAGGGTTCGGCGCCCGTCTGCACCCGGATCGTATGGCCGTTCATGATGCTCAGGACGTACGCCTCGCAGCGGAAAAACTTCTTGATGAGATCCTCGCTCTTCTGCTGGTCGCGGTAGTAGTAGCTGCGGGCGCCCTTGTCGGTCCCCACCGTGAAGATGCGCGTATAGCTCGACTCCTGCGGATTCTCGGCGAGCCGCCGAAGCTCCTCGGGACGGAAATCGTCGGGGTTCCGGGCGACGAGGTCGTCGAGCCCGTACTCGCGCAGCTTCTGCACGTAGTGGCGCAGGCGGGCGTCGGGAGCGATGCCTCGATAGATGTTGCCGGGCGCCGCGCGGGGAAACGGCTCCCGCACTCCTTCGCCCACGCGATCCCTCCAGGACTCCGAGATCACCACCCGGTAGGTCGGCTCCAGTTTCTTCGTGCGCGGATTCTCGAACGCCCGGAAGTGCGAGATCTTCAGGACCGCGGCCTCGCCGCCGCCCTCCGTCTCTCCCGCGCGGCCGCCGCCCCCCCCGGCGCAGGCCCCGAGGACGACAAGCGCGCTACAGAAGACGGTACGCCGCCAGCTCATCCCGAACCGCCTCGACGATCCCCGACAGGGGCACGCTTTTCTGCTCCTTGCGCGAACGGACCTTGAGATCCACGGTTCCGGCTTCCAGCGTCCGCTTGCCCACCGTCACCCGGAGCGGGAAGCCCACGAGATCCCCGTCGGCGAACTTGACGCCGGGCGCCGCGTCGCGGTCGTCCCAGAGCACCTCGATCCCCGCGGAGGCCAGCGCGTCGTGGAGCTTCTCGCCCGTCTCCACGATCTGGGGCTTCTTGTGGTCGATCGTGACGATCTCGACGGCGTAGGGGGCGAGCTCCCGGGGCCACACGATCCCCGCCTCGTCGTGGTGATTCTCCACCGCCGCCGCGAGGATCCGGTTGATTCCGATCCCGTAGCAGCCCATGACCATGGGCCGGAGCTGCCCCTTTTCGTCGAGATACGCGCAGTTCATCCGGGCGGAGTAGCGCGTGCCGAGCTTGAAGACATGGCCGACCTCGATGCCCTGGGTGAACCCGAGCGGGCCCCCGCAGCGCGGGCACGGGTCCCCCGGAAGCGCCATCCGGATGTCCGCCGTCAGCGTCGGCTGCACATCGCGCCCCAGGTTGACGTTGATCAGGTGGGCATCCGCCTTGTTGGCGCCGGTGACGAAGTTGACCAGGCCCACGACGGCGTGGTCGGCGATCGTGCGCATCCGGAGCCCCACGGGGCCCGAAAAGCCCAGGGGTCCGCCCGTTTCGCGCCGGATCTCCTCCGGCGTGGCCAACTCGAGCGCTTCGGCCTGCGCCGCGCGCCGGAGCTTGGCCTCGTTCACCTCGTGATCGCCCCGCACCAGGGCCGCCAGGAAGCCCGAAGAAGTCCGGTAAATCAGCGTCTTGACGAGCTGGCGGGGCGGGACCTTGAGGAACCGGCTGACCTCTTCGATCGTGGAGGCGCCGGGGGTGGCGACCTCCTCGAGGGGCAGAAGCTCCTTCGTCTCCAGGCCGCTGAACCCGTCCCCGGCCGAAGGCGGACACTCCGCCTTCTCCTTGTTGGCGGCATACCCGCAACGCGCGCAGGTGACGACCGAATCCTCGCCGAAGGGGGACACCGCCATGAACTCGTGCGAGACGTCCCCGCCCATGAGCCCCGTGTCCGCCTCCACGGGAAGAAACTTGAGCTCCGCCCGGCGGAAAATCCGCACGTACGCGTCGTACATCGCCTGATACGAGCGCGCCATTCCCTTCTCGTCCACGTCGAACGAGTAGGCGTCCTTCATCAGGAATTCCCGCGTCCGGATGATGCCGTGCCGGGGACGCGGCTCGTCCCGGAATTTCCCCTGAATCTGGTAGAGCGTCAGGGGGAGCTGCCGGTAGGACTTGACTTCGTTCCGGACGATGTGGGTGACGACCTCCTCATGGGTGGGCCCGAGAACGTTGAGCGTCCCCCGGCGGTCTTTCACCTTCATGAGGGTGTCCCCGAAGGCCTGGAACCGCCCCGTCTCCTGCCAGAGCTCCACCGGATGAAGCGCCGGCATCAGAAGCTCGACCGCCCCCGCGCGTTCCATCTCCTCCCGCACGAGGGCTTCCACCTTCCTCAGGCTCCGGTAGCCCAGGGGAAGATAGCTGTAGCTTCCCGCCGAAAGCTGCCGCACCAGGCCCGCCCGGACCATGAG
Proteins encoded:
- a CDS encoding hybrid sensor histidine kinase/response regulator, encoding MKRHAVLIVDDQPENVNLLANLLGDRYTLFKARDGASALEILRRHDVHLILTDQRMPGMTGVELLEKARRIRPDCVRMLVTAYPDVQNAIEAINRGHVSRYITKPFDPDALRVEIARELEHLDVVRANRRLQEEMARMVDELFRANQELRDLNRMKDQFLANCSHELKTPLVSGMGYIDLLLSGGMGRLEPRQEKGLRIAHRNLERLLGLIENLLAMARARYRPDELRVTRFDLKSLVDECVASLRARARKKRLRVRVVWPRRRPVVEADERKIHSVLTNVLSNAEKFTPDDARIEIRISAGRDGRCRVTVTDNGTGPERDPSEIRLFQTSADPRYSGLGIGLMLARQILRAHGCDITLARRRGGGAKVRFELPLARRRFPSGARAIKIRSP
- a CDS encoding TatD family hydrolase → MVVDSHAHLDDPAFAEDLEAVLARARAAGVERIVTIGTSLESSRRARDIAAAREGVAFAAGIHPHEADHPGPVEELRGLLADPRAVAVGETGLDYVKRYASVSAQKELFVRHLELALETGKPLSIHCREAHGDARAILRAHAPLRGVVHCFSGTAEDVEAYLALGFYLSIAGPVTYPNAERLRETVREIPLENLLVETDCPLLAPQAHRGKRNEPAYVRHVVEAVARVQGRAPEEVAAASARNARRLFGL
- a CDS encoding response regulator: MKRRRAYTTGEVARICQVTKRTVIKWIDSGRLPGYVIPGSRHRRVPADALRKFLRAHKMPDYTCSLRRRVLIVDDDADLLELLKDALRDEYDVEVAGSALEAASRLPVFQPDLVLLDIRLPDVSGLEVCRHFQSYRKTRKAPIVTMSAYGGEIDPAEVRRSGADAFLPKPLKMSELKKRIESMVG
- a CDS encoding PAS domain S-box protein, which encodes MSDSGARSFDDLLFAEAPFGVLVADGDSGLVEEANPQAVRILAEAFDALRGRRLDEVLERARGEGRSPVRVREARGLRGGRPVRLAFLEDAGEVERLRGELGEVRALLERIRDGANDGMALLDERGVYVWVNRKQLEISGRRREDYVGRSYLELAPPETHEAYRAYFARLLAGESLRMQARLRTPAGEERIVDVSSAPIRQGERTYVLAIVRDVTEEARAAAALQAEIAERRQAEAMWRSLVENAPGFILTADRSGRILFINRTVPGLDPRSVPGRPVEVFVPPASRALVRNAMDRVFRTGRPEGYVVESVGPNGGTAWYSVRLGPVIRDGEVAEVIFIATDISAQKRFEEDLRLYREVFRHAPLGILIVEPDGTFREQNEAHRRMLGYGDEELRGRTPDLYAEGDFGRRLAEALGRGHFRGVVPHRRRDGTVREMDLVAFPVRDLHGRVLCAAVLKQDITERLRAERRTAVEHAVTRILAESSSLGEAAPKILETVCEGLDWEVGALWEVDEEAGLLRCREFAARGEFLRFERDTRRRAFGSGEGLPGRVWACGEPRWIEDVTEDPNFPRAPSARADGLRGAFAFPVRTGAGVLGVVEFFSREVRRPDGELLRLVASVGAQIGQFVERTRAQEELRFRTTLLEAQSEASIEGILVVSADGRMISFNRRFVEMWEIPERVVRSRSDEEAIQAVLEKVADPKAFVERVRSIYERPEGTHRDEIALKDGRVFDRYSAPIRSAEGVYYGRVWFFRDVTGRKRTEEELRRAADETRRAYEDLKRAQAQLIRSEKLASIGMLVSGVAHEINNPLNVIYGNLRLLSDEGAGLGRKMRGMVRDALKAAEHARRIVEEFRNFARDTRTAEPVDVNDCLEETVAVFQRELDPRLTIEKRLGRVPPVRCFRGQMNQVFLNLLKNAAEAIEGDGRIVLRSGRRGGDVFVEVADTGRGISEEVREKLFEPFFTTKPVGRGLGLGLSISAMIVHNHGGRISVRSRPGRGATFRVELPAEPAARGRSGRRLSNFP
- a CDS encoding trypsin-like peptidase domain-containing protein; the protein is MRLKRAFLALAALAAAAAGGSAAQETPASSSAEEPAAILEDLYQKAAERAAPCVVAIKVDREPEAARPTAPAPPRAPATPGRFAGAEDVFARRPAGAWCTGTIVDPAGVIVTTCFNVAGRVRSIVVRLPDGRELPGTLLGSDATCDLAAIRVEAEGLPVLERAPLEALRPGQAVLALGRAPDGRALTVNPGIVSASSRLAGRALQTDARLNFGNVGGPLVDARGRLLGITCKVDTKPGISSTRGQNSGVGFALAHDRLYGELLGALRSGRRVEEARRPFLGIEHNAKSSVTDGVELAAVQAGSAAERAGLRPGDVIVAFDGKRTQFFEQLKEAILARSPGDRVQVRVRRRGEELELECELGWAPGE
- a CDS encoding NAD-dependent epimerase/dehydratase family protein; protein product: MGTPLDVVTGGAGFIGSHLVEALLAAGRRVRVVDDLSTGRRERVPAGAEFLPADVNDAAGAAVRGAEVVYHLAALPSVPRSVERPLESHRATAQGTMAILEASARAGVRRVVFAGSSSVYGDTATLPKREDMPPRPLSPYAAAKLAGEMYARAFAALGRVEAVCLRFFNVYGPRQDPDSPYAAVIPVFLRRAREGRPFPIYGDGLQTRDFTFVGDVVEGILAAGRAPGVSGRVYNIAAGRPVSVRDLARVLAAILGVPDAVEARPPRPGDIRDSWADVSAARRDLGFAPRVPLEEGLRRTAQALEP
- a CDS encoding PDZ domain-containing protein, which translates into the protein MKAAILVWALSAAAQESPAERLQKRVEECARHVTERFVFFGGGSGALISADGYCLTNHHVAGELPRARVTLHSGRQYFARRICTDERGDLALFKIEGEEGESFPYLEFGDSDRLEVGQYVLACGNPFGIALPAEDRKMYPTVTLGIVSALHRRQGDYFDCIQTDAAVNPGNSGGPLVTLDGRLVGINGRIATRYLNRVNSGVGYAISSAQIRNFLPEMMKGGEDGRIHHGQVTGLVLAPEGAGGARVVRVVPGTAAERAGFEKGDLIVGVNGYAIPSAARFLGVIGTYPMGREVAVRVRRGAEEREVRVRLDRYQPEGLALPFPLVPRPPERPRGSAYLGVYVEEEGGEVVVRDVRPGSPADAAGLREGDAILRVEGRRVTRRDELNAQIWRRAPGTVVRLAVRRDGREEEVPVRLGRHPEEE
- a CDS encoding helix-turn-helix domain-containing protein codes for the protein MSNFGDLVKRLRKERGMTLEQVARKIGSHKGYVSGIENDKVNPPSVKIIKKFAKLFGQDERRLVRIAWADKAPTLIREEAKRFMEQYETAGGSGSIDLVRLPLLNTVSTGYAAELGPDGRPKPLVDAPLVLPKSRVPAEFAVTVCDDSMEQASPPGFSRGDIVLVAREEKIRNGAVVFIIYSVRQKRQGALRQVMLEQGDHLVLQPLNKEYPLEFLTQDDVDAVYRVVGKIEMFDAAPVDLKV